A portion of the Jaculus jaculus isolate mJacJac1 chromosome 5, mJacJac1.mat.Y.cur, whole genome shotgun sequence genome contains these proteins:
- the Sik1 gene encoding serine/threonine-protein kinase SIK1 isoform X1 — protein MVIMSEFSAAPAGAGQGQQKPLRVGFYDVERTLGKGNFAVVKLARHRVTKTQVAIKIIDKTRLDSGNLEKIYREVQLMKLLNHPHIIKLYQVMETKDMLYIVTEFAKNGEMFDYLTSNGHLSENEARKKFWQILSAVEYCHNHHIVHRDLKTENLLLDSNMDIKLADFGFGNFYKSGEPLSTWCGSPPYAAPEVFEGKEYEGPQLDIWSLGVVLYVLVCGSLPFDGPNLPTLRQRVLEGRFRIPFFMSQDCEMLIRRMLVVDPAKRITIAQIRQHRWMQADPTLLQQGDPAFSMQGYTSNLGDYSEQVLGIMQALGIDRQRTVESLQNSSYNHFAAIYYLLLERLKEHRSTQPLARPVMPTRQPRPLSSDLSSLEAPQEVLPCDPFRPSLLCPQPQALAQSVLQAEMDCDLHSSLQPLLFSVDTNCNGVFRHRSVSPSSLLDTAISEEARQGPGLEEEQEAQEPLPGSSGRRHTLAEVSTHFSPLAPPCVVVSSSASTSEGTSSDSCLPFSASERPGGLGSGLATPGLLGTCSPVRLASPFLGAQSATPVLQAQAGLGAAVLLPVSFQEGRRASDTSLTQGLKAFRQQLRKNARTKGFLGLNKIKGLARQVCQSSSRAPRGGLSSFHSPAQSSGLQGSTPGGREGRSLLEEVLHQQRLLQLQHHPTPPPSCQQAPQTPPTPYMLTTCDSLLSGLPLLPAPLLQATVSPVASAAQLLDAHLHISAGPMALPARPLPQCLTRLAPGCDPAGLPQGDCEMEDLTSGQRGTFVLVQ, from the exons ATGGTGATCATGTCGGAGTTCAGCGCGGCCCCCGCGGGCGCCGGCCAGGGCCAGCAGAAGCCCCTCCGGGTGGGCTTTTACGATGTGGAGCGGACCCTGGGCAAGGGCAATTTCGCGGTGGTTAAGCTGGCCAGGCATCGAGTCACCAAAACGCAG gttgcaataaaaataattgacaaaacaCGATTAGATTCGGGCAATTTGGAGAAGATCTACCGTGAAGTCCAGCTCATGAAACTCCTGAACCACCCACACATCATCAAGCTGTACCAG gtTATGGAAACAAAGGATATGCTTTACATTGTCACAGAATTTGCAAAAAATGGAGAAATGTTTG ATTATCTGACTTCCAACGGACACCTAAGTGAGAATGAGGCACGAAAGAAGTTCTGGCAAATTCTGTCAGCGGTGGAGTACTGCCACAACCACCACATAGTTCACCGGGACCTCAAGACCGAGAACCTGCTGTTGGACAGCAACATGGACATCAAGTTGGCAG ATTTTGGTTTTGGGAATTTCTATAAGTCGGGAGAGCCTCTGTCCACTTGGTGTGGGAGCCCCCCATACGCTGCCCCGGAAGTCTTTGAGGGGAAGGAGTACGAAGGACCCCAGCTGGACATCTGG AGTCTCGGCGTCGTGCTTTACGTACTGGTCTGTGGCTCGCTCCCTTTCGACGGGCCCAACCTGCCCACGCTGAGACAGCGCGTCCTGGAGGGCCGGTTCCGCATCCCCTTCTTCATGTCTCAAG ACTGTGAGATGCTGATTCGGCGCATGCTGGTGGTGGACCCCGCCAAGCGCATCACCATCGCCCAGATCCGCCAGCACCGCTGGATGCAGGCCGACCCCACCCTCCTGCAGCAGGGCGACCCCGCCTTCTCCATGCAAGGCTACACCTCCAACCTGGGCGACTACAGCGAGCAGGTGCTGGGCATCATGCAGGCCCTGGGCATCGACCGGCAGAGGACCGTGGAG TCCCTGCAGAACAGCAGCTACAACCACTTTGCTGCTATTTACTACCTCCTGCTCGAGCGCCTCAAGGAGCACCGGAGCACCCAGCCCTTGGCCCGGCCTGTCATGCCCACCAGGCAGCCGCGGCCCCTCAGCTCAGACCTCAGCAGTCTGGAG GCGCCTCAGGAAGTCCTTCCGTGTGACCCTTTCCGACCCTCCCTGTTGTGCCCTCAGCCTCAGGCCTTGGCGCAGTCTGTTCTGCAGGCCGAGATGGACTGCGACCTCCACAGCTCCCTGCAG CCGTTGCTCTTCTCTGTGGACACCAACTGCAACGGAGTGTTCCGGCACCGTTCTGTCTcgcccagcagcctgctggacACAGCGATCAGCGAGGAGGCCAGGCAGGGCCCTGGtctggaggaggagcaggaggctcAGGAGCCCCTGCCTGGCAGCAGCGGCCGGAGGCACACGCTGGCTGAGGTCTCCACCCACTTCTCCCCGCTGGCCCCTCCAT GCGTGGTCGTCTCCTCTTCTGCAAGTACCTCAGAAGGCACCAGCTCTGACAGCTGCCTCCCCTTCTCTGCAAGCGAACGCCCCGGGGGGCTTGGCAGTGGACTGGCCACCCCGGGCCTTCTGGGCACCTGCTCTCCAGTGAGACTGGCTTCACCATTCCTTGGGGCACAGTCAGCCACTCCTGTGCTGCAGGCTCAGGCAGGCCTTGGTGCAGCCGTCCTACTCCCCGTCAGCTTCCAGGAGGGACGGAGGGCGTCCGACACCTCGCTGACTCAAG GGCTAAAGGCCTTCCGGCAGCAGCTAAGGAAGAATGCAAGGACCAAAGGGTTCCTGGGGCTGAACAAGATCAAGGGGCTGGCACGGCAGGTGTGCCAGTCTTCCAGCAGGGCTCCCCGGGGTGGCCTGAGCTCCTTCCACTCCCCAGCCCAGAGCTCAGGCCTACAGGGTAGCACGCCCGGTGGCCGAGAGGGCAGgagcctgctggaagaggtgcTCCATCAGCAGAG GCTGCTCCAGCTGCAGCACCACCCGACCCCTCCACCCAGCTGCCAGCAGGCCCCTCAGACACCCCCTACCCCGTACATGCTCACCACCTGCGACAGCCTCCTGTCTGGGCTCCCACTGCTGCCAGCGCCCCTCCTCCAGGCCACCGTGTCTCCCGTGGCATCGGCTGCACAGCTCCTGGATGCCCACTTGCACATTAGCGCTGGTCCGATGGCCCTCCCTGCCAGGCCTCTGCCACAGTGCCTCACCAGGCTGGCCCCAGGCTGTGACCCTGCTGGGCTGCCACAGGGGGACTGTGAGATGGAGGATCTGACCTCTGGCCAGCGGGGGACATTTGTCCTGGTACAGTGA
- the Sik1 gene encoding serine/threonine-protein kinase SIK1 isoform X2 produces the protein MVIMSEFSAAPAGAGQGQQKPLRVGFYDVERTLGKGNFAVVKLARHRVTKTQVAIKIIDKTRLDSGNLEKIYREVQLMKLLNHPHIIKLYQVMETKDMLYIVTEFAKNGEMFDYLTSNGHLSENEARKKFWQILSAVEYCHNHHIVHRDLKTENLLLDSNMDIKLADFGFGNFYKSGEPLSTWCGSPPYAAPEVFEGKEYEGPQLDIWSLGVVLYVLVCGSLPFDGPNLPTLRQRVLEGRFRIPFFMSQDCEMLIRRMLVVDPAKRITIAQIRQHRWMQADPTLLQQGDPAFSMQGYTSNLGDYSEQVLGIMQALGIDRQRTVESLQNSSYNHFAAIYYLLLERLKEHRSTQPLARPVMPTRQPRPLSSDLSSLEPQALAQSVLQAEMDCDLHSSLQPLLFSVDTNCNGVFRHRSVSPSSLLDTAISEEARQGPGLEEEQEAQEPLPGSSGRRHTLAEVSTHFSPLAPPCVVVSSSASTSEGTSSDSCLPFSASERPGGLGSGLATPGLLGTCSPVRLASPFLGAQSATPVLQAQAGLGAAVLLPVSFQEGRRASDTSLTQGLKAFRQQLRKNARTKGFLGLNKIKGLARQVCQSSSRAPRGGLSSFHSPAQSSGLQGSTPGGREGRSLLEEVLHQQRLLQLQHHPTPPPSCQQAPQTPPTPYMLTTCDSLLSGLPLLPAPLLQATVSPVASAAQLLDAHLHISAGPMALPARPLPQCLTRLAPGCDPAGLPQGDCEMEDLTSGQRGTFVLVQ, from the exons ATGGTGATCATGTCGGAGTTCAGCGCGGCCCCCGCGGGCGCCGGCCAGGGCCAGCAGAAGCCCCTCCGGGTGGGCTTTTACGATGTGGAGCGGACCCTGGGCAAGGGCAATTTCGCGGTGGTTAAGCTGGCCAGGCATCGAGTCACCAAAACGCAG gttgcaataaaaataattgacaaaacaCGATTAGATTCGGGCAATTTGGAGAAGATCTACCGTGAAGTCCAGCTCATGAAACTCCTGAACCACCCACACATCATCAAGCTGTACCAG gtTATGGAAACAAAGGATATGCTTTACATTGTCACAGAATTTGCAAAAAATGGAGAAATGTTTG ATTATCTGACTTCCAACGGACACCTAAGTGAGAATGAGGCACGAAAGAAGTTCTGGCAAATTCTGTCAGCGGTGGAGTACTGCCACAACCACCACATAGTTCACCGGGACCTCAAGACCGAGAACCTGCTGTTGGACAGCAACATGGACATCAAGTTGGCAG ATTTTGGTTTTGGGAATTTCTATAAGTCGGGAGAGCCTCTGTCCACTTGGTGTGGGAGCCCCCCATACGCTGCCCCGGAAGTCTTTGAGGGGAAGGAGTACGAAGGACCCCAGCTGGACATCTGG AGTCTCGGCGTCGTGCTTTACGTACTGGTCTGTGGCTCGCTCCCTTTCGACGGGCCCAACCTGCCCACGCTGAGACAGCGCGTCCTGGAGGGCCGGTTCCGCATCCCCTTCTTCATGTCTCAAG ACTGTGAGATGCTGATTCGGCGCATGCTGGTGGTGGACCCCGCCAAGCGCATCACCATCGCCCAGATCCGCCAGCACCGCTGGATGCAGGCCGACCCCACCCTCCTGCAGCAGGGCGACCCCGCCTTCTCCATGCAAGGCTACACCTCCAACCTGGGCGACTACAGCGAGCAGGTGCTGGGCATCATGCAGGCCCTGGGCATCGACCGGCAGAGGACCGTGGAG TCCCTGCAGAACAGCAGCTACAACCACTTTGCTGCTATTTACTACCTCCTGCTCGAGCGCCTCAAGGAGCACCGGAGCACCCAGCCCTTGGCCCGGCCTGTCATGCCCACCAGGCAGCCGCGGCCCCTCAGCTCAGACCTCAGCAGTCTGGAG CCTCAGGCCTTGGCGCAGTCTGTTCTGCAGGCCGAGATGGACTGCGACCTCCACAGCTCCCTGCAG CCGTTGCTCTTCTCTGTGGACACCAACTGCAACGGAGTGTTCCGGCACCGTTCTGTCTcgcccagcagcctgctggacACAGCGATCAGCGAGGAGGCCAGGCAGGGCCCTGGtctggaggaggagcaggaggctcAGGAGCCCCTGCCTGGCAGCAGCGGCCGGAGGCACACGCTGGCTGAGGTCTCCACCCACTTCTCCCCGCTGGCCCCTCCAT GCGTGGTCGTCTCCTCTTCTGCAAGTACCTCAGAAGGCACCAGCTCTGACAGCTGCCTCCCCTTCTCTGCAAGCGAACGCCCCGGGGGGCTTGGCAGTGGACTGGCCACCCCGGGCCTTCTGGGCACCTGCTCTCCAGTGAGACTGGCTTCACCATTCCTTGGGGCACAGTCAGCCACTCCTGTGCTGCAGGCTCAGGCAGGCCTTGGTGCAGCCGTCCTACTCCCCGTCAGCTTCCAGGAGGGACGGAGGGCGTCCGACACCTCGCTGACTCAAG GGCTAAAGGCCTTCCGGCAGCAGCTAAGGAAGAATGCAAGGACCAAAGGGTTCCTGGGGCTGAACAAGATCAAGGGGCTGGCACGGCAGGTGTGCCAGTCTTCCAGCAGGGCTCCCCGGGGTGGCCTGAGCTCCTTCCACTCCCCAGCCCAGAGCTCAGGCCTACAGGGTAGCACGCCCGGTGGCCGAGAGGGCAGgagcctgctggaagaggtgcTCCATCAGCAGAG GCTGCTCCAGCTGCAGCACCACCCGACCCCTCCACCCAGCTGCCAGCAGGCCCCTCAGACACCCCCTACCCCGTACATGCTCACCACCTGCGACAGCCTCCTGTCTGGGCTCCCACTGCTGCCAGCGCCCCTCCTCCAGGCCACCGTGTCTCCCGTGGCATCGGCTGCACAGCTCCTGGATGCCCACTTGCACATTAGCGCTGGTCCGATGGCCCTCCCTGCCAGGCCTCTGCCACAGTGCCTCACCAGGCTGGCCCCAGGCTGTGACCCTGCTGGGCTGCCACAGGGGGACTGTGAGATGGAGGATCTGACCTCTGGCCAGCGGGGGACATTTGTCCTGGTACAGTGA